A window from Salvelinus fontinalis isolate EN_2023a chromosome 8, ASM2944872v1, whole genome shotgun sequence encodes these proteins:
- the LOC129861493 gene encoding B-cell receptor CD22-like, producing the protein MEQPEFAGRVVYLGNNHSDCTLRITDLRENDTAEYCFGFKTNIHGWIYQKDLFISVTDLKVTTYVTKGSWVILNCSTTCTLSDNPNPDYIWYKNGNPQHEYISQNYSILSSDEDSYSCAVKGYEYHRSPAVCAVGQNCWRVIYAKRSICALKGSSVNISCTYTYPHGHIPRDTFWFTQGKSTKEPKDLKKDPNYLDRLEYHGNEDSDCTLRIKDLKDSDSAEYKFRLVTAEGKYISSPGVYLTVTYVLLEINPMSVSEGEMAKLTCTANCRLGDNTAVIWYKNRQAIPKSHNYSNSLHLCPVSSEDAGSYSCAVKGHEDLHSPEVTLTVRYKPKNISVSIGPSGEIVEGSSVILTCHSDADPPVQKYTWYKRNINIPKESRQIYSIINISPEDSGEYYCEAQNEMGAKNSTVGLIIVSGKQTSSINIAVGITVVALVLILLFSCLWFRKRAPKSTDTRDTAEDGQGGSSHLYETILRTAPTAAQNADTDEDFRIYANVHFSHPRNHEEPLYSTVQLPNPEKQDKVQYAALEFNRLGVATHPAAHAAKDPSAIYSTVNKPKTRTQEGTFLSSYPTFPRPPTGSR; encoded by the coding sequence ATGGAACAACCAGAGTTTGCAGGTCGTGTTGTGTACCTTGGGAATAATCACAGTGACTGCACTCTGAGAATCACAGACCTTAGAGAGAATGACACAGCGGAGTATTGCTTCGGATTTAAAACCAACATACACGGCTGGATATATCAGAAAGATTTATTCATTTCTGTGACAGACCTGAAGGTGACTACCTATGTGACAAAGGGATCATGGGTGATACTGAATTGcagcaccacctgtactctgagtgACAACCCCAATCCTGACTACATCTGGTACAAAAATGGAAATCCTCAACATGAATATATCTCACAAAATTACAGTATCTTGAGTTCTGATGAAGACAgttactcctgtgctgtaaaAGGTTACGAGTACCACCGCTCTCCTGCAGTGTGTGCCGTGGGTCAGAACTGTTGGAGAGTGATTTACGCCAAAAGGAGTATCTGTGCCTTGAAGGGGTCATCAGTGAACATATCTTGCACTTACACATATCCCCATGGTCATATACCCAGAGACACATTCTGGTTTACTCAAGGAAAGTCTACAAAGGAGCCTAAAGATCTGAAGAAGGACCCAAACTATTTGGATCGTCTGGAGTACCATGGAAATGAGGACAGCGATTGCACCCTGAGAATCAAAGACCTTAAAGACAGTGACTCAGCTGAGTACAAATTCAGATTAGTAACTGCAGAAGGGAAATATATCAGTTCACCCGGTGTATACCTGACTGTCACTTATGTCCTGTTGGAGATTAACCCTATGTCTGTCTCTGAGGGGGAAATGGCCAAACTGACATGTACAGCCAACTGTAGACTGGGTGACAACACAGCCGTCATTTGGTATAAGAACAGACAGGCTATACCAAAAAGCCACAACTACTCCAACAGCCTGCACCTGTGCCCAGTCAGCAGTGAGGATGCAGGTAGCTACTCCTGTGCTGTTAAAGGTCATGAGGATCTCCACTCTCCTGAAGTGACTCTAACTGTCAGATATAAACCAAAGAACATCTCAGTGTCAATCGGtccctctggtgaaatagtggagggcagttcagtgaTTCTGACCTGCCACAGTGATGCAGACCCACCAGTTCAGaaatacacctggtacaagaGGAACATTAACATACCAAAAGAATCCCGTCAGATCTATAGCATCATCAACATCAGCCCTGAGGACAGTGGAGAATATTACTGTGAGGCACAGAATGAAATGGGAGCTAAGAACTCCACAGTTGGATTGATTATTGTATCAGGAAAACAAACATCTAGTATTAACATAGCTGTAGGAATCACAGTTGTTGCtctggttctcattctcctatTTAGCTGTCTGTGGTTCAGAAAGAGGGCTCCCAAATCAACTGACACACGGGACACAGCAGAGGATGGACAGGGAGGCTCTAGTCACCTGTACGAAACCATCTTGAGGACAGCCCCTACTGCAGCACAGAATGCGGACACAGATGAGGACTTCAGGATCTATGCCAATGTCCACTTCTCTCACCCCAGAAACCATGAAGAACCTCTTTACTCCACTGTCCAACTGCCTAACCCTGAGAAACAGGATAAAGTCCAGTATGCTGCATTGGAATTCAATCGCCTAGGTGTTGCCACCCATCCTGCAGCACACGCAGCTAAAGATCCATCTGCAATCTATAGCACTGTCAACAAACCCAAAACCCGAACACAAGAAGGTACATTCTTATCCTCTTATCCAACGTTTCCCAGGCCTCCTACTGGGTCGCGGTAA
- the LOC129861149 gene encoding NADH dehydrogenase [ubiquinone] 1 alpha subcomplex subunit 4-like 2 encodes MFKIAIEHVKKHPGLIPQFFFILLGMGGASLYLVRLAKGPHVTWNKKNNPEPWNQLDPTYQYKFVAIDTDYKNLKKEGPQF; translated from the exons ATGTTTAAAATAGCGATAGAACACGTAAAGAAGCATCCAGGG CTTATCCCCCAGTTCTTCTTCATCTTGTTGGGAATGGGAGGAGCCTCCTTGTATTTGGTCCGTCTTGCAAAGGGGCCCCATGTCAC CTGGAACAAGAAGAACAACCCTGAGCCGTGGAATCAGCTTGACCCTACCTACCAGTACAAG TTTGTGGCCATCGATACTGACTACAAGAACCTGAAGAAGGAGGGACCTCAATTCTGA